The DNA segment GAATCCTTATAATCAGTTCTCTAAATCAATCAGATCATATTTACGGGTTCCGAGGCCTATCGCTTCCCCATGTTCGAGCATATGTATACCGTGACGGGATTCGATACGTTCAATAAGATGGCTACGACCTTCATCGGGAGAATTATAAACCATATCCACACAAGCCTGATCTAAAGCTACGGGATCGAGTGAGGCAAGTATACCGATATCGCCCATTTGGGGTTCTTCGGGATCAGAGTCGCAATCGCAATCGACAGATAAATTATTCATTACGTTTATATAAAGTATATTATCGCCGCAATAGTCGGCAACTGCTTTAGCCGCTTCAGCCATAGATTCGAGAAAATCGTCCTGTAAAGGATTTCCCCAGCTCGTGGTACTGGTGCCGGCCGAATGAATAAGCCGTTTACCATTGGCTGAAGCTATACCTATGGATATGTTTTTTACGGCGCCTCCGAAACCGCCCATAGCATGTCCTTTAAAATGCGACAATACGAGGGTAAAATCGTAATTAGCATAATGCCTCCCGACAATGTCTTCGGTCAGATGCTTCCCGCCTTTCACCGGTAATCGTATTTCCCCTTCGGCATCCATGATATCTACATCGGCAATGGCAGTAAAACCATGATCTTTAGCGGCTTTTAAATGCGATTCTGTAGTAGAACGCTCGCCGCCGTATGCCGTATTGCATTCTATGATCGTACCGTTTACTTTATGTACGAGATCCCCGATAAGTTCGGGTTTCAGATAATTATGACCACCCGGTTCTCCCGTACTGATTTTTACACCCACTTTCCCGGAAACCGGACGATCCAGAACCTCATAAAGACGTATCAGATCTTGCGGGGTTATATGCTTTGACATATAAACGGTAGCCGTTTTTCTCTTTTTAGCGAAGAGTTCTTCTTTCAAAAAACTACTGATTCCCTCTCCTTTTACCGTCGGTATCAAACAAGAAACCGCCAAAGCGCCGCCGGTGACCGCCGCCGTTCTTATAAAATCACGGCGCGTTATTCTTTTCTCATCTTTCATTATCGTCTTATTTGCATTAAGATGTTACAAAAATACCGCTATTCAAAATATCTGTTTGTATATATATTACAGATATTCATACCCTGATTACTGTATTTGAAAACAGTACATCGTAATCGAAAGGAATAGAACAAAAAGCCGCCCGGATAGGCGCACCGGAAGAAGAATAACCGATCCCGCCGAAATCACGATCGGAATCTTTTACACGTAGGTGGTCGGAAAAATAAAAAGGACTTGCGAAATGTGGCTCGCAAGTCCTTTAGATATGATATATATTACATATATACTTTGTCGTGATCGAGATTAAACGTCCACTCGTCTATACTCCCTAATTTGCCCTGTACCCAATCTTTAAACAAAGGATACGCTTCGTATATCGGGGTCATTTCTTTCGGATACTTGATATTATCGGGAAGAATAAGCGCCCATACCCAATTTTCGGCAGATACGTAACTACTGTATTTCTCGAGATCGGCATTTAATTTAGCGGTAGCCGGATGCCCTTTCACATGCACCTCTCTTCCGCGTTCTCCCAAAGTAACAAACAGATCGAGCATATTTCCATTCTCATCGGGAACAGGCAATACTTCGTTCAACCTCGAAAGTCCCGGGGTAAGTTCAAGCCGTACGGTAAAAGGTTCGGACACTAACGACGGAACAGTCGTAAATGTATTTATTATATCGAATTCGGTTTTAGATCCGATAAATTGCGAACGAAGATCATCGGTAAGAAATACGACATTTTCGGTTTCGTTACCGATCATTCCCGTACCTTTATTTATCTGTCCGCTTACCGACTTTATCAAGTTCTTTTTTACCTTATCCTGTATAAAATTAAGGGCAACACCTATTTTATCATATTTCGACCCACCCATAGCCAACGGAATCAAATTAAATTCAATGGCTCTTACATGGGGCGATTTACCGGAACCGCCGGTTTGGCCTAATTCATATTTTATCCGGAATTTAAAAACGATATCGTTCAGATCGAGATCTCCGAGATAAGGAAATACGTCTTCTACCATCATCATACCCCAACCGGTAGAGGAAGGAAAATAATAAATAGATTTTACCGCATCTCCACGCATGGCGGAACGGTTTCTGTCATATACAACCGGTGCTGTAACGGGACGCACGACAAATTTTCCGTTTGCATTTACATGAGTAAGCGTATAAGTACCTTCTGGAAGATTTTCAGCGATAAGAACTTCTTGCCCGTCATTCACTTCATAAACCGAAGCAGGGGTCGTAATTTCAACAGGCTTGCTTTTCATGGTTTTCCAATCGAAGTTCGCCGCTACCGGGAGTTTTTGTGCCGCTTCGGACGGTTCTTTCCCCTCTGGCTTATAATTGCCCATGTAATCGTTTGTACACGAAGTAATGACAATTATCGATAATAGTAAAATAGTTAATTTTTTTTTCGACATGACACAACTCTTTAAACACCTATAACTAATATGATTAAAACACAGTACAAATATAATAAATAATATAATATAATACATCTGATTGACCATTTATTTTCTATAAATACCGAAAATTTTGTTTTCAGTAGTCTCAAAAACTTTTCTGTATTCCAGTTGTTTTCCTAAAAAAACATTTACAGCTTATGAAAAGAGAAGTCGCACTCGGAATCGATATCGGAGGTACTAATACAAAATTCGGCTTCATCGATCGAAACGGAGAATTTCTTACCTCCGGTTCTATACTCACAGCACAACACGCCGATATACTCGATTTTCTGAAAGAGTTGTATATGGCGATCGAAAAAACATTCGATGAAATCAGAACCGACTATGTTTTGGTGGGAATCGGGATCGGAGCCCCCAATGGGAACTACTATAAGGGTACGATCGAATACGCCCCTAACCTTCCCTGGCCGGGAGTTATACATTTTACCGATATGCTCAAAGAATATTATCCCCATCTGCCGGTTTATTTAACCAACGATGCAGATGCGGCGGCTATCGGTGAAATGATTTACGGTGGAGCCAAAGGGATGAAAGATTTTATTGTTATCACATTGGGCACAGGCCTGGGTAGCGGTATCGTATCGAACGGACATCTTATTTACGGACACGACGGATTTGCCGGAGAACTCGGCCATGTAATCGTCTCGCCAAACGGCAGGCAGTGCGGCTGCGGCCGTCAGGGATGTCTCGAGACCTATGTTTCGGCTACCGGAGTAAAAAGAACCGCTTATAAAATGATGTCGAAATATAATTATCCGAGCGACCTGAGAAATATCCCCTTTAACGAAATGACTGCTCAACTCGTATGGGAATCGGCGGTAAAAGGAGATATGATCGCTATAAATACCTTTAAATATACTGGAAAAATGCTCGGAGAAGCCTTGGCTAATGTCGTAGCTATTACCAGTCCCGAAGCTATATTTCTAATGGGGGGGCTCTCTAAAGCCGGAGATATACTTTTTGACCCTACCAAAGACCACATGGAAATAAACATGATGAAAGTTTTCAGTAATAAGGTGAAACTATTGCCTTCGAAACTCGTGAAAAACGCAGCCATATATGGCGCTTCGGCATTGGTATGGGACGAAATGAAAGAACGATCGTGGTAATTTTAGCATAAACTAATACTGAATTCTTACGATAAAATATATTAAAATAGAATTAAAGAGAAGAAGATAGAAAAACAAAAGTTAACTTTATGCCCTCAAGAAAAAGGAAAATGAAATTTAGGGGGTTATATTTATTATTTGTATTCTTATATTTATCATTTTTTACTTATGCCCAGTTTACCAAAGGGCTGAATTATTCTGTAGAAACCGGTATAAACTTTAGTGGTGGTGAGTATACTCCGTTTTGGCTGGTTTCAAATAAACAAGGTCTTTCTTCGGTCATAAAAAACAATGGATATATCCGGGCCGGATTATTTCGTCAGTTCGAAAAAAACAAAGATTTTTCATATGCAATGGGTATCGATCTTGCCGGAGCCTATAATTTTACTTCCGCCTTTATTGTACAACAAGCATATGTCGACCTGAAATATAAAGTACTCAACCTAAGCATCGGCAGTAAAGAACGAAATGGAGAATTAAAGAATCCGTTTCTGAGCACCGGTGGTCTTACCTTTTCCGGCAATGCCCGGCCAATCCCTCAAGTAAGACTCGAATTTCCAGATTATGTAGCATTTCCTTGGACCCATGAATGGTTTTTCATTAAAGGACATGTCGCTTACGGCTTATTTACCGATGATAATTGGCAAAAAGATTTTACAGGTAACTCACACTATAAATATACTGAACACGTTTTATATCATTCTAAAGCACTTTATATAAAAATTGGAAATGAAAAAAAAGCCCCTTTAGTTTTCGAAGGTGGCCTTGAAATGGCGGCACAGTTCGGGGGAAAATCTTATACCTGGAACAAAAATCGTTATCAGGTAACTAAAATGTATAGTGGGTTTACAGATTTTTTTAAAGTTTTTATCCCTGCCGGCGGAGGAAGTTCTGTACCAATGGGAGAACAAACCAATATTCTCGGAAATCATTTGGGTAGTTGGAATTTTTCTCTTTCTTACAAATTCGACAACTGGAAAGTACGTGCCTATTACGAACACTTCTTTGAAGATCATTCGATGATGTTTTTTGAATATGCCTGGAAAGATTGTCTTACCGGAGTCGAAATCACATTTCCTAAAAATCGGGTTATAAATAATTTTGTTTATGAATATCTTGGCTCGAGAGATCAAAGTGGCCCCATTTACCACGATGCGACCCCCATTATTCCCGATCAGGTAAGCGCCCTCGATAATTATTATAATCATGGTATCTATACCGGATGGCAACACTGGGGCATGGGTATCGGAAACGCACTCCTGACCTCTCCTATATATAACAAAAACGGAAATATTTATTTTTCCAATAACCGTATCAAAGCTCATCATATCGGCATTTGCGGAACACCTTTTTCCGGTATCGATTATCGCTTACTTGTTACCCGTTCACGCAACTGGGGAACGTATAGTATCCCTTTTAAAGAGATCAGGAAAAATACTTCATTTTTATTAGAATTGAGTTATTTACCACGCAACCTCACTTCATGGAAATTTACAGCCTCATTTGCTTTTGATCGGGGCGATCTTATGGGAAATAATACCGGAGGTATGATTACAATATGTAAAACCGGCCTGTTTACCAAATAATACTATCGATATGAAAAAAATAATATTATTATTTGTTCTTCCTCTACTAACGACATCTTGTTATAAAGCTTTTGTAAACGGGAAGTTAGACGGTATGTGGCAATTAACCTCTATCGACACGCTGCATTACGATAATACGATAACAACCGACTACGAGATAAAGAACGAGCAAGTTTTCTATTCCGTACAAATACATTTATTAAGTTTGAGGGGTGGTAAAGGACCTTATATTTTGGGGAGATTCAAGCACGAAAAAGATTCTTTATTCCTTTACGATCTGCGACTCGGACAAGGAGAATCACCTTGTAAATTGCAAGATGTCAAAAATTTCGGATTAGATTGTCTCGAACCGCGATTCGGAATAAAGAAACTGACTCATAAAGAAATGATTCTTCGGTCAGATTCCCTTACTTTAAACTTTAGAAAATATTGAATATTTCCCAATACTGGAATGTTATCTTTCTGAAAACGTAAATTATAATTTCAGAATAATCCTATATGAAAGAAAATAAATAAGGCGATAATATTTTTTTTAACTGTTACGCAAGTATATCCCGTTTTGTCGATAAACTAAAAAGAACCGGTGAACAGAGAAAGAAGACGCTGTTTTATCCCTAGATCATTCGATATCGTAATCATCTTCATAATTCTGTACAATCTCATTCCTTTTGATGATACAGATAAATATCTTTATACAATTTTCAGGAAATAATAGATATTTAACACTAAAATTAAAAAACTACCAAAAGAAGATGTACCTTTACTGCCGATTTTCGATATTTCGATATCGGAAAATCAAACATACATTTATAAACATCACACTATTGCCGATTTTTAAAATTTTAGAAAAAAGCAACAGCTCAACAAAATAAGAGAACTTACTCACAATCTTTTGATCAAAAAAAATACAAAAGGAAAACATACTGATTTTCTGAAACCGACTGTTCGCTTTAATTCCACTTACCCATACTGCGAGGGAAACCAATTTAATTTATCTAATAAATTTACACGTAAAAATAAACATTTTACATGCCATAGATTATGCCGTAATATATTATATAATAAATAAAACATTCACACATAAACTAAATTATTTACATTTTTAACAATTAAAGAATTATGAAATTTAACTCTCTATTTGCCTTAGCTATTACAGCTACATTCGTAGCATGTAGTAATGACAACGATCCGAAACCTATTTCGTACGGAGAAATGAAATTAACGAACAGTATTAAGGAGTTAGCTGTTATGCGTTCTACGGGAGACCTTACCACTATCCAAGACACCAAAATTCTCGCAAATCAGGCTGTAGGTATATTCATTGATGAGATCGTGTCCGATGGACAAAACGTATCAACACCCTTGCAATACACCAACGAACAGCTAACGGCAGGTGCCGACGGCATGCTTACCCCGACAGGAGACGGTATTTATTTCCCGATAACGGGCAACAGTGTTAGCATTTATGCTTATCAACCTTATAATGCGGCTTGGAACGATAAAGAAACTGCTCAACAGTTTGCCGTACAATCGACACAAAATACCGAAGCGTCTATTGCAAACAGCGACCTTCTGTATGGGAATATTGCTTCTGTCAGCAATACCGGAAGTACCACTGATATAAAATTCGGTCATAAACTCACTAAAATTATATATTCTTTCACTGCCGGAACCGGATTTAATGCAGATGATTTGAATAGTGCAACCATTACTATTAAAAATACAAAATTAAAAACATCCGTAATTGTTAAGGGTGGAAACATGACCGATATAACAGCTGATAACGATGCTACAGATATTATCGTAAAAAGTGAAACCGATACTCATCTGACAGGTAGCGCCATTATCATTCCTCAAACGGTTGCTGCCGGTACACAATTTATGGAAGTCGCTTTAAAATCGGGTGGAAAACTTTATTTTAAACTCGATGCCGAAAAAGTTTTTGCAGGCGGTTATAAATACACTTATAATATAACGGTAAACCCTTCGGGGTTAACACTCTCCTCGTCTCAAGTAGACGGATGGAACGATGGAGGTAGCGATAACGGTACCGCTGAAATGTAAAGAAACCCGATCTGATTTCGATCTTATAAAAAACAAAGTCCGGTGTTGTAAATACCGGACTTTGTTTTTATTATATTTTCCAAATTGCCGCTTCGTAAGGGCGTAATCCGATTTCTTTCCCCTTGACATCCGGAGCCGTTTCATAATTAAACAGTTGAACTTCTGCATTGTTAAGATAAATATCCGCATAAAACGTTGCCGGAAGTTTTGAAAAATTAAGCGCAATAAGATACTTTTCATTTTCCGATATCCGGGTATAGCCGAATACCCGTTCGTTTTTAGTATCTACCAGCCGAAAATCCCCGTATATTAAACATTTATGTGCTTTTCTGAATAAAACCATTTTTTTAAAATAACTCAAAATAGAGTTCTTGTCTTTTTCTTCACTTTCTACATTTAGAGATAAATGATTCTTATTTATTTTCAGCCAAGGTTTTCCTGTCGTAAATCCGGCTTTCTCGGAAGCATCCCACTGAAAAGGAGTGCGGGCATTATCTCTGGCAATTTGTTTCTGCAACTCGAGATATTTCGCCGTATCGCCACCGGTAGATTTTATTCCGTAATAATGATTCCGAGTATCGATATCGTTATAATCTTCGATATGATCGAATTTAATATTACTCATGCCTATTTCGTCACCGGCATACCAATAAGGAGTTCCTCGCATCGTCAGTAAAAATGTCGTCAACATTTTAGAAGATAGAGCATGAAACTCGGGAGCATCGTTTCCAAATCGCGTTACCATCCGCGGTTGATCATGATTTCCCAAATATATTGTCGGCCATCCCTCACCTACGGCTTTGTCGCATTCTGCAAACATTTTTTTTAAAGTAATAAGACTGTACTCTATCCCCGATTCTGGAGAATCAGCCTTACATTCGTTCCTTATCTGCGAAGCTTCGAAAAGATACAACATATCCAACTCCTGTCGGGCAGGTTCGACAAAATTCCCTATATCTTTTACTTTTACCGCAGAACCCTCGCCTACCGACATCACATCGTACAAACTTAAAACTTTCCGGTTCATTTCATGTAAGTGTCGGTGCAACGAAGGTCCTTTGGCATAATAATCGAAAATATCATGAAATTTCCGACGGTCGATAACCGGAAAAGTATTATCCTTCGAAATAAGCGAAATAGAGTCCATTCGAAAACCATCGATCCCCTTGTCGAACCAAAATTTCATCATTGTATATATTTCTTCCCTCATATCGTCATTTTCCCAATTGAGATCGGGTTGCTTGCGAGAAAAATAATGTAAATAGTACGAATCGGTCGTTTCATTATACATCCATGCATTCCCTTTTTCATCGAAATAGCTTTTTCGTTCGGGAGGAACCCCTCTTTCAGCCGGCCACCAAAGATAATAATCGTAATAAGGATTTTCTCTCGACTTACGAGCCTCTTTAAACCAGTGATGCTCATCGCTGGTGTGGTTTACGACAAGGTCGAGCACAAGCTTCATCTCTCTTTCATGAATTTCCAGCAGCAATTCGTCGAAATCCGCCATCGTTCCGAAATCGGACATTATATCGAAATAATTACTAATATCGTAACCGTTGTCGTCATTTGGCGATTCGAAAACAGGATTCAACCAAATGATATCTACGCCAAGACTTTTTATATAATCGAGCTTTTGTGTTATCCCTTTCAAATCACCGATCCCGTCTCCGTTACTATCTTTAAAACTACGTGGATATACCTGATATACGATTGCTTCTTTCCACCAATTCTTATTTTTAACCATAAATCTTTATATAAAATTCTAAAGATAGTAACAATACGGGAAAATTTTAGTTTACAATAAAAAAGTCCCGTCCGGACTTTTCGTTCAGACGGGACCTGTATAACCTGTAAAATACAGTTTTTTATTTTTTAATGACTTTCACTACCTTCAACGGCTTACCGTTTTCTTTAACCGAAACAAGAGAAGTACCTTTAGGATCCATTTATCCGTACAAATTCATTATCCGATACAGTCAGTATTTTATTAGGAACCAAATGTCAAGCGAGATTTATGACCTCAATCTGATCTATATTAAATATCACTTAAATTCAGACTTAGAAGTTCTTCTCCATTGCCTCAAAAATAAAAAACCGGTGATAATAAGAGCCAATGACAAACCGGTATAAAATACCGAAATGAATGAATTAGGCATTAACTGATATTTACGCACAATTATCCCGAAAGTAATCATGGCAATCATAATAATCCAACCTTTAGCATCGAAAAATGAAAAAGGACAATTTAAATCTTTCTTTTTCGATATGCGCAACGTATGTTTATAAAAGAGACGCTTAAATACAAAGTTAAAGAACAATACAAAAATGATAATGGCCTCACAAAATTTAAATAACCAATATTCACCATCGGTCGTCCACGTAATAATACCGATACGCAAGATATTGGCTCCTGCTATGATCCAGATAAGACCAGCTATGAGTAATAAAGTATGTCGGTTTACCCCGTATTTCATTAATTAATTATATATAGATCTTTTTCAAAGATAGGGATATTTGGTATTTAAACAAAAATACCGCGGAAATATTTTAGAAAGACATTTCCGCGGTGATCTATCAAATATCATTTATTCATGATGTTTTTTATGGCTTCCAGCTGCTTCCAAAGCACTTTTTTCCATTTGATACTCTGATTTTTCTTTATGTTTTCCGACAAATTGTCCTTTTTGCTTTTTTAATCCAGGAGTTTTCATATTACAACCTTTATTTTATTTCTATTACTTTATTTACTGCTTTTTCGGGAAGGATCTCTTTTTTAGGAATAGATATATTCAATATACCGTGCTCTACCTTCGCTTCTATTTTATCTTTATCGATATTATCGGGGAGAATCATCGTTTGCCGAAACTGAGTATACGAAAATTCTCGCCTCAAATAACGACCGTTTTTCTTTTCATTATTATGCTCCTGTTTTTTTTCCATTGAAACAGTTAATTCGTTATCGTCTCTCAAACTGATTTTAAAATCATCTTTTGTTAGTCCTGGGGCGGCAACTTCTACCTTATACTCATTCTCTGTTTCGAGAATATTTATAGCGGGCGAATTAGCATTGACTTTCTCCATCCATTCGTTACCAAAGAAATCATTAAAGATACCGGGTAACCAATTTTGTGATCTTTTTACAGGCATCATAACCATATCTCCTATTCTTTAGTTAAACATCTGAATATTATAAACTTCGACTATGAATTCGGTCGAACGTTCACCTTTAACAATACCAACTTCCGTGCCAATAAAAATAAGGCGAAGAAGTGGCAGATATAATGTCACTTTTTCGCCTTATTATGTCATAATCGCCTACTGTTTTAACCTTATTAACAGCAGTTTAAACTATTAAATACCCATATTATTTCATCGGGAGAACTTCAATCCAATAATCATCGGGATCGTGAATAAAATATAATCCCATATCGGTATTTTCATAGCATACCCAACCCATATTTTTATGATATTCTCTTATCTTTTCATAATCACCTTCTACCCGTATACACAAATGACTTTCATTTTCGCCCAATTCATAATTCTGCGGATGATCCCGCAACCACGTAAGTTCAAGTCTAAAACCGGTTGTCCCGTCCGACAAATATACCAGAATAAAAGATCCGTCGGCAGCCTCTTTTCTTTTTACTTCTTTAAGTCCCACAGCTCTGCTATAAAAATCGATACTGCGCTCCAAATTTGTAACATTGATATTGAAATGATCGAATTTTCCTTTAATTTCCATAACTGATTTAATTATATAAATGAATACAAATATAACATATAAGAAAATAATTCGACTGCGGTACAAACTTATTTTAATGTTTCATAAAGGGCTTTTAGCCCCATAATAATTATATTTGTATACTAACTGTGATGATCTTATGGACAATTACGAACCTGTTTCAAAACCGCCCGCAAAAAACTATACCCATTGGATATGGCTTGCCCTGGCTCTTATTTACGATTTTATACCCTTAGACTTCATTCCCGATATTCCCGTCATCGGATGGATAGATGATGCCCTTGTTACTACAGCAGCCATTATGAATATCTTACAGCATATATCCGATAATAAGGGAAACGAAACCATTTCATCTATCTACAAATGGCTGAAATGGATATTTATTTCATTAGCTGTAATCATTATTCTTTTATTATTGTTATTCGGTAGTATCATCATTAAACTATTTCAATCATAATACTGTCCGGTTATGGATATTTTAAATGAATGGATCGGTTCGATCAATAATGTGCTATGGACTTATATTCTTATCGCCATGCTTCTGGTTTGTGCCTTTTGGTTCACAATAAAAACCCGGTTCGTCCAATTCAGAATGATCGGCGAAATGGTAAGATTATTGGGTGAATCCGCAATATCGGGGAAACAGGGGGAAAAACATATTACTTCATTTCAAGCCTTTGCCGTATCACTGGCCAGTAGAGTAGGCACAGGTAATCTTGCGGGTGTTGCCACGGCCATTGCTATCGGGGGTCCAGGATCGGTATTTTGGATGTGGGTAATTGCATTATTCGGAGCCTCGAGCGCATTTGTAGAATCTACATTAGCTCAATTATATAAAACAAAAGGGAAAGATTCGTTTGTAGGCGGCCCTGCTTATTACATGCAGCGCGGCCTGAAAAAACGCTGGATGGGAATTTTGTTCGCCATTCTCATTACGATTACTTTTGGTTTTGCCTTCAATTCGGTACAAAGCAATACCATATGCGCGGCTTTCGAAAATGCATTTTCTTTCAGCCATATCGTTATGGGAATCATACTTACTACGATGACTTTATTAATCATTTTCGGAGGAATACAACGAATTGCAAAAGTGAGCAGCGTCGTAGTACCTGTTATGGCACTGGGGTATATACTTCTTGTAATTATTATTATGCTTTTCAATTTAAAAGAATTACCTGAAGTACTCAAAATCATTTTCAGTAATGCTTTCGGATGGGAACAAATCGCAGGCGGTAGCATCGGTGCAGCCCTCATGCAAGGTATAAAACGAGGCCTTTTTAGTAATGAAGCCGGTATGGGATCGGCTCCCAATGTCGCAGCAACGGCAAAAGTCTCGCATCCGGTAAAACAAGGGTTAATACAGGCTCTCGGAGTATTTACCGACACTTTACTTATCTGTACCTGTACGGCATTTATTATTCTATTTAGCGGTGCTCCGATCGATGGATCAGCCAATGGAGTACAACTGACACAAAAAGCTCTAAACAGTGAAATTGGCAGTATAGGAGGAATATTTGTCGCTATTGCCATTTTCTTTTTCGCATTCAGCAGTATTTTAGGAAATTACTATTATGGTGAAGCAAATATACGTTTTATTACCAATCGCAAATCTTTTATTATCGGATATCGTATTTTAGTGGGATGTATGGTTATGTTCGGGGCCTTGGCAACACTCGACCTCGCATGGAATTTAGCCGACATAACGATGGGCCTCATGTCGATATGCAACCTGATTGCGATTATACTTTTGGGGAAATACGCTTTCAGGCTTCTCGATGATTATCGAAAACAAAAAAAGGAAGGTATAAAAAGTCCTGTTTTTAAAAAGGAAAGTATGCCTGATATTGCCGATGATCTCGATTGCTGGTGATAAGAAACATAGCTCCGATTTACATATTCAATATTTTGATTAAATCGTAAATGTCATACACCCTCCGCTTAAGTATTTCAAGGTTACGGTCCCCGGCAACAATGCCCCACATAGAACCGTCTTGAGCACATATTATATCCCTGCTTACTACTCCTTCACTATCTCTGTATTTCAACCATGCTCGCTGGGCATTTCTAAATTTTATTTTATTCTCGGGCGATAGCATGCCTATGAGGTATTTATAATATTTATTTAGTAATATATCATATTCCTCTAGCATAAACTGCCTTTTCATGTTCATGTCTAAAGTCGTATATCCTCCTTCTTCATCGACTAACCGCTCTATGGTTTTTATTTTCATCGTATCTGCCGTAAACGCAATCTTTATAGAATCGTATTCGGGATCGAGCCGTCCGTTTTTTATTTGGTCCGCAATATAGTCAGTAGTTATTTTATCCGCTCTTTCTCTATACGAACTCAGATCGTCTTTACTCCATTGTGCAAACACACTGTTTACTGCTATAAACAATATTCCGATTATCAGTAAATATTTCATAATTAATCAATATATTAGTTATCAAATTTTCAAATAAATATTTTTATTTTTTAAACCTATCATCTATAAAATTTATCAATACAACTAATTAAAAAAACTATAAATAAATACACCCCAGGAGATATTGCTTCCAGAGTGTATTT comes from the Coprobacter tertius genome and includes:
- a CDS encoding LruC domain-containing protein, whose amino-acid sequence is MSKKKLTILLLSIIVITSCTNDYMGNYKPEGKEPSEAAQKLPVAANFDWKTMKSKPVEITTPASVYEVNDGQEVLIAENLPEGTYTLTHVNANGKFVVRPVTAPVVYDRNRSAMRGDAVKSIYYFPSSTGWGMMMVEDVFPYLGDLDLNDIVFKFRIKYELGQTGGSGKSPHVRAIEFNLIPLAMGGSKYDKIGVALNFIQDKVKKNLIKSVSGQINKGTGMIGNETENVVFLTDDLRSQFIGSKTEFDIINTFTTVPSLVSEPFTVRLELTPGLSRLNEVLPVPDENGNMLDLFVTLGERGREVHVKGHPATAKLNADLEKYSSYVSAENWVWALILPDNIKYPKEMTPIYEAYPLFKDWVQGKLGSIDEWTFNLDHDKVYM
- a CDS encoding lipocalin-like domain-containing protein; this encodes MKKIILLFVLPLLTTSCYKAFVNGKLDGMWQLTSIDTLHYDNTITTDYEIKNEQVFYSVQIHLLSLRGGKGPYILGRFKHEKDSLFLYDLRLGQGESPCKLQDVKNFGLDCLEPRFGIKKLTHKEMILRSDSLTLNFRKY
- a CDS encoding fimbrillin family protein; the protein is MKFNSLFALAITATFVACSNDNDPKPISYGEMKLTNSIKELAVMRSTGDLTTIQDTKILANQAVGIFIDEIVSDGQNVSTPLQYTNEQLTAGADGMLTPTGDGIYFPITGNSVSIYAYQPYNAAWNDKETAQQFAVQSTQNTEASIANSDLLYGNIASVSNTGSTTDIKFGHKLTKIIYSFTAGTGFNADDLNSATITIKNTKLKTSVIVKGGNMTDITADNDATDIIVKSETDTHLTGSAIIIPQTVAAGTQFMEVALKSGGKLYFKLDAEKVFAGGYKYTYNITVNPSGLTLSSSQVDGWNDGGSDNGTAEM
- a CDS encoding ROK family protein, with product MKREVALGIDIGGTNTKFGFIDRNGEFLTSGSILTAQHADILDFLKELYMAIEKTFDEIRTDYVLVGIGIGAPNGNYYKGTIEYAPNLPWPGVIHFTDMLKEYYPHLPVYLTNDADAAAIGEMIYGGAKGMKDFIVITLGTGLGSGIVSNGHLIYGHDGFAGELGHVIVSPNGRQCGCGRQGCLETYVSATGVKRTAYKMMSKYNYPSDLRNIPFNEMTAQLVWESAVKGDMIAINTFKYTGKMLGEALANVVAITSPEAIFLMGGLSKAGDILFDPTKDHMEINMMKVFSNKVKLLPSKLVKNAAIYGASALVWDEMKERSW
- a CDS encoding DUF362 domain-containing protein, with protein sequence MKDEKRITRRDFIRTAAVTGGALAVSCLIPTVKGEGISSFLKEELFAKKRKTATVYMSKHITPQDLIRLYEVLDRPVSGKVGVKISTGEPGGHNYLKPELIGDLVHKVNGTIIECNTAYGGERSTTESHLKAAKDHGFTAIADVDIMDAEGEIRLPVKGGKHLTEDIVGRHYANYDFTLVLSHFKGHAMGGFGGAVKNISIGIASANGKRLIHSAGTSTTSWGNPLQDDFLESMAEAAKAVADYCGDNILYINVMNNLSVDCDCDSDPEEPQMGDIGILASLDPVALDQACVDMVYNSPDEGRSHLIERIESRHGIHMLEHGEAIGLGTRKYDLIDLEN
- a CDS encoding capsule assembly Wzi family protein, which produces MKFRGLYLLFVFLYLSFFTYAQFTKGLNYSVETGINFSGGEYTPFWLVSNKQGLSSVIKNNGYIRAGLFRQFEKNKDFSYAMGIDLAGAYNFTSAFIVQQAYVDLKYKVLNLSIGSKERNGELKNPFLSTGGLTFSGNARPIPQVRLEFPDYVAFPWTHEWFFIKGHVAYGLFTDDNWQKDFTGNSHYKYTEHVLYHSKALYIKIGNEKKAPLVFEGGLEMAAQFGGKSYTWNKNRYQVTKMYSGFTDFFKVFIPAGGGSSVPMGEQTNILGNHLGSWNFSLSYKFDNWKVRAYYEHFFEDHSMMFFEYAWKDCLTGVEITFPKNRVINNFVYEYLGSRDQSGPIYHDATPIIPDQVSALDNYYNHGIYTGWQHWGMGIGNALLTSPIYNKNGNIYFSNNRIKAHHIGICGTPFSGIDYRLLVTRSRNWGTYSIPFKEIRKNTSFLLELSYLPRNLTSWKFTASFAFDRGDLMGNNTGGMITICKTGLFTK